From the genome of Agromyces intestinalis:
GGCACGGTGAACACGTCGGGCAGGCTGCCGCCGGCGAGCTGCACGGCGAACGTCGGGCCCTCCCACTCGTACTCGACGCCGACGATGTCGATGTCGGGGTTGGCCTCTTCGAACTGCTTCTCCTGTTCGGCGAAGGCCTCGTATGCGGCGGCGTCGGCCCCGGGCGGGAACGTCGCGACGCGCAGCTCGGTCTTCCCGCTCGACGCGTCGTCGCCGCCCTGGCTGCACGCGGCGAGCGTGCCCGCCATCACGAGCGCGGTGAGCCCCGCGATCGCGACCTTGCGTGGTGACTTCATTGTCCAGTCCTTTCGGTGCTGTGTTGAGGTGGTGTTGCGGGGTGCAGCCGCGGCGATCCGCGGCCTCGCCGGTCAGCTCCGGGTTCGGAGCCAGACCGTCGAGTCGGTGGGCAGCAGGCCGCCGGCGAGCGGCGTGCTGGAGAGCAGGATGCTCTCGTGGTCGGGCAGGTCGATCGGCTCGGCACCGAGGTTCGTGATCGAGACGACGTCGTCGCCACGGCGGAACGCGAGCACGTCGGGCGCGGTGTCGAGCCACACGAGGGCGCCGTCGCCGAGCGCGGCCTCGCGCTTGCGGATGCGCAGGGCCTGGCGGTAGAGCCACAGCATCGAGGACGGGTCGGCCTCCTGCGCCTGCACGCTGAGCGCGGCCCAGGCGTCGGGTTGGGGCAGCCAGGGCTGCGCGGATGCTTCGCCTTCGGGCGTGCGGTCGGGGCTGAACCCGAACGGCGCCGACGACCCGCGCCAGGGCAGCGGCACGCGGCATCCGTCGCGTCCGGGGTCGACCCCGCCCGAACGGAAGTGCATCGGGTCTTCGAGCACGTCGCGCGGCAGCTCGACCTCGGGCAGGCCGAGCTCGTCGCCCTGGTAGAGGTACAGCGAACCGGGCAGGGCCGCCGTGAGCAGGGCGGCGGCGCGCGCCCGGCGCGAGCCGAGCTCGAGGTCGGTCGGCGTGTCGAACCGCTTCTTCGCGAACGCGAACGAGGAGTCCTCGCGGCCGTACCGGGTGACGGCCCGGGTCACGTCGTGGTTCGAGAGCACCCAGGTGCTGGGGGCGCCGACCGGTGCGTGCGCGGCGAGCATCAGGTCGATCGAGGCGCGCAGCTCCGAGGCGTCCCACGCTCGCGACATGAAGTCGAAGTTGAACGCGGTGTGCATCTCGTCGGGCCGGAGGTACGCGGCGAAACGCTCTGCGTCGGGCAGCCAGACCTCGCCGACGAGCACGCGGGTGCCGTCGTACTCGTCGGCGATGCGCCGCCAGGCGCGGTAGACCTCGTGCACCTCGTCGCGGTCGATGTGCGGGTGCTCGCCCGGGCCGGCCTGTTCGGGGTAGTCGGGCAGGTCGGGGTGCTTCATGACCTGTGCGGCCGAGTCGATGCGCACGCCCGCGACGCCGCGGTCGAACCAGAACCGCAGGATGTCCTCGTGCTCGCGGCGCACGTCGGGGTGGTTCCAGTTCAGGTCGGGCTGTTCGGGGGTGAACAGGTGCAGGTACCAGTCGCCGGGCGTGCCGTCGGGGTTGGTGGTGCGGGTCCACGGCACGCCCTTGAACTCGGAGACCCACTCGTTCGGGGGCTCCTCGCCGTGCTCGCCCCGGCCGGGCCGGAACCAGAAGCGCTCGCGCTCGGGGCTGCCGGGGCCGGCTTCGAGAGCGGCCTGGAACCACGGGTGCTGGTCGCTGATGTGGTTGGGCACCACGTCGATGATGGTGCGGATGCCGAGCTCGAGCGCCTCGGCGATGAGCTGCTCGGCGTCTTCGAGGGTGCCGAAGGCGGGGTGGATGTCACGGTAGTCGGCGACGTCGTAGCCCCCGTCGGCGAGCGGCGAGGGGTACCACGGGTTGAACCAGAGCGCGTCGACGCCGAGCTCCTTGAGATAGCCGAGCCGGCTGCGCACGCCGCGCAGGTCGCCCGTGCCGTCGCCGTCGGAGTCCGCGAAGCTGCGCACGTACACCTGGTAGATCACGGCGCTGCGCCACCACAGCGGGTCCTCGGTGAGGGCCGGGGGAACCGGTCGGGCACCGGTGAGTGGCATGGTCACGCTGGGTTGCTCCTCGTGTCGGATGGCGTTCGCGCGACACCGATCGGAGGACGACGGCGTCGATGTCCGTCAACGTAATGAGAGCAACAGAATGATGCAACTATTCAACAATCAGGCATCAGTTTGCGACGACTTGCGTGAACTTGCGGATGTCACTTGCAGATTCCGCGCAAGCCACCCCTCCCACCTCCCACCTCCCTGCCCCTGCCCCTGCCCCTGCCCCTGCCCCTGCCTGCCACGGAACACGTTGGAGGATTGGGAACACTTCTGTCGGGGAACGTCCTCCCTAGCCTCGAATGTGTTCCCGTGGCGAGGCGAGAAGGTGGGGGCGGCGGCTGAGCCTGGGGCGGAGGAGGGCGCGTGGCGGAGGAAGCGGTGTGGCGGAGGGAAGGGCGTCAGCGCGGCGCCGGTGCCGTCGACGCCCGCACCACGAGCTCGGGGGCGAAGAGCACCTCGTCGCCGATGCGGCGGTCGCTCGACATCTGGCGCATGAGCAGCTCGATCACCATCTTGCCCATCGCCTCGATGGGTTGGCGCACCGTGGTGAGCGGGGGCTCGGTGCAATTCATGAGCGCCGAGTCGTCGTAGCCGATGACCGAGACGTCCTCGGGTACGCGCAATCCGGCGCGGCGCACCGCCCGCACGGCCCCGAGCGCCATCGGGTCGCTCGCGCATACGATGCCGGTCACTCCGGCCGCGAGCAGCTTCGTCGCCGCGGTCTGGCCCGACTCGAGCGAATAGAACGAGTGCACCACCCGGTCGTCGCCGAGCTCGATTCCGTGCCGCTCCGCCATGCGCAGCGCCGCTTCGTGCTTGCGCCGCGAGGGCATGTGGTCGCTC
Proteins encoded in this window:
- a CDS encoding glycoside hydrolase family 13 protein, which translates into the protein MPLTGARPVPPALTEDPLWWRSAVIYQVYVRSFADSDGDGTGDLRGVRSRLGYLKELGVDALWFNPWYPSPLADGGYDVADYRDIHPAFGTLEDAEQLIAEALELGIRTIIDVVPNHISDQHPWFQAALEAGPGSPERERFWFRPGRGEHGEEPPNEWVSEFKGVPWTRTTNPDGTPGDWYLHLFTPEQPDLNWNHPDVRREHEDILRFWFDRGVAGVRIDSAAQVMKHPDLPDYPEQAGPGEHPHIDRDEVHEVYRAWRRIADEYDGTRVLVGEVWLPDAERFAAYLRPDEMHTAFNFDFMSRAWDASELRASIDLMLAAHAPVGAPSTWVLSNHDVTRAVTRYGREDSSFAFAKKRFDTPTDLELGSRRARAAALLTAALPGSLYLYQGDELGLPEVELPRDVLEDPMHFRSGGVDPGRDGCRVPLPWRGSSAPFGFSPDRTPEGEASAQPWLPQPDAWAALSVQAQEADPSSMLWLYRQALRIRKREAALGDGALVWLDTAPDVLAFRRGDDVVSITNLGAEPIDLPDHESILLSSTPLAGGLLPTDSTVWLRTRS